DNA from Trueperaceae bacterium:
CTGGCGGGCGGGGGGGCGCTGGGTCGGCTTCGCCGCCTCGACGCCGGCGCCGTCGGGCGGGCCGTGCACCGCGCCGCCGGCCGGGTGCGCGGGCGCAACGCCGTGTCGCGCGCCCTCAAGGGTGCGTCGCTCACGCTCCGCAGCTACCGGCGCGACGCCGTCGCGCCCGCCGGCGCGTCGCTCGTGCGGGTCGCGCCCCCGATCGCGTGGTGGGACTTCCACCGCGCCGAGGAGGCGATCGCGGCCGGCGTCGCGGCGGTCGAGGCGTGGCGGAGCGGACGCCGGACGGAGGCGCCCGGCGCGGCGTTCTTCGGGGCGTTGCGCGACGCGTCGCCCGGCCCCGCCCACCGCCTCGAGGGGGAGGGCGCGTGAGCGCGTCGTTGGCGCTCCTCGGCCCGGACGTGCCGGGCGCCGACGCGTTGGCCCGCCTCGCGGACGGCCCCGTGGACGCGGCGGACGCCGCCCGCGCCGAGCTGCTCGCGGCCCTGCTGCGGCAGGGGGCGGCGGACCCGTGGCTGGGGGTCGCCGACGCTCTCGTGCACGGCGCGTCGGACGCGTGGGCGCGGGCGGACGCCGCGCCGGGCCTCGCCGCCTGGTTGGTGCGTGACGTCGCGACGTTGGCGGGGTGGCTGCACGCCGCCGCGCCGGCGTTCGCGCCGCCGGACGGCCCGCCGCTGGCGGACCTGGCGCCCGCCCCCGCCCCCGGACCGGTCGCGGACGTCGCCGCCGCGCTCCGGCGGGCGCCGCCCGCCGCCGTCACGGCGCAGGTCCGCACCTGGCGGCGGACGCACGGCGGGGGGCCGCTGGCGCGCTTCCGGGCGTTGCGGTGGGACGGAGCGACGCTGCACGGCGTACCGCACCCGTCGACGCCCGACCTGGCGGCGCTCGTGGCGTTGGAGCGGCCGATCGACGCGTTCGTGCGGAACGTCGAGGCGTTCGTGGACGGGCGCCCGGCGATGGACGCCCTGTTGTACGGGCCGCGCGGGAGCGGCAAATCGACGGTCGTGCGGGGGGTGCTGCCGCGGTTCGCGGAGCGCGGCCTGCGGCTGGTGGAGGTGCACGGCGAGGCGGTCGCGCACCTCGGGGCCCTCGCTGACCGCCTGCGCGGGCGTCCGGAACGGTTTCTGGTGTTCGTCGACGACCTCGCCTTCGAGGCCGGCGACGGCGGCTACCGGCCGCTCAAGTCGGTGCTGGAGGGCGGCCTCGCGGCGCGCCCCGCGAACGTCCGCCTGGTCGTCACCAGCAACCGCCGGCACCTGCTGCAGGAACGCCTTCGCGATCGCCCCGACCCCCTCGACGACGACGTGCACGCCTGGGACACGCAGCAGGAACGCCTCGCGTTGGCGGACCGGTTCGGCCTGGTCGTGACGTTCCCCAGCGCCGACCGGCGGCGCTACCTCGAGGTCGTCCGCGGCCTGGTGGCGCAGGAGGGGGGCCGGGGGGCGCTGGAGCGTGCGGCCGGCGGGCTGGACGAAGCGGGCGGCGACCCCGGCACCGACCCCGATGGGGCGGACCTCGAGGGACGCGCCGACCGGTTCGCGCGGGAGGGCAACGGCTACTCCGGGCGGACCGCCCGACAGTTCGTGGACGCCTGGCGCGCCGGCCTCGCCTGACGCGCCGCCGTCACGACCGCGGCCCGCCGGCGGGCGTGCGCAGCACGATCCACGCGAACCGCGCGAGGCGGGGCGCGCGGTGCCACCGCGCGGGGTCGGCCGCGATGCGCCAGGCCCACTCCACGCCGGCGCGCCGCGTCCAGGCGGGCGTGCGGCGCACGTCGCCCGCCAGCACGTCGAGCGTCCCCCCGAGCGACAGCGCGCAGGGGCGCCCGAACGCCGCGCGGTGGCGGTCGACGAAGCGTTCCTGGCGTTCGCCCAGCCCCACGAGCAGCAACCGCGCGCCGGAGGCGCGCACGGCGTCCGCGACGCGTGCGCCGTCCGCGTCGGGGAAGTACCCGTCGTGCGTCCCGACGACGTGCGTGCCGTACGCGGCGCGGATGCGTTCGGCGGCGCGGTCGGCGACGCCGGGTCGGCCCCCCACCAGGAACGTCGGGAGGCGGTCGCCGGCCCGCGCGAGGACGGCCTGCGCCAACTCGACGCCGGGCACCCGACCCGGGGGGGCCAGCCCGGCGCGGCGCGCCGCCCAGACGACCCCCACCCCGTCCGGCACGACGAGGTCGGCGCGCCGGACGGCGTCCGCCAACGCCGCGTCGCGGCGGGCCCGGACGACGAGCTCGGGGTTCAGCGTCACGACCGCCGCCGGGGCGTCCGCGTCGGCCAGCGCGAGGACGCGCTCCGTGGCGGCCGGGAGATCGAGGCGGTCCAGGGGGAAGCCGAGGAGGGCCCCGCGGTCGTCAGGGGGCATCGGCGGGGGCGAAGGCGAACACCTCGCCGCCGTGCCGCGCTTCGGTGCTGGTCAGGACCGGGACGGCGTCGACGCGGTCGAGGTCGGCGGACGCGCCGACGTCCGCGTCGAGCCCGAGGCGACGCAGGTACCGGCCCGAGCGCGAGGCGTACAGGAGGCGGAGCGGGTCGCGTTCGGCGCGCATCAGGTCCAACGCCATCTGCGTCGCGCCGGCGGGCACGAGGTCGTCGCGGCCGCGAAGCAGGCGGTCGGCGAGGAAGCCCGCGACGAGGACGTCGTCCAGGCCGGGCGCGCCGCGGAAGCCGCACGCGACGACGTCGATGCGGTGGCGGACGTGCGCGAGGGCGTCCGCGACGACGGCGCCGGCGTTCACGAGCGACGCGAGCGTCACCCGGCGGGCGCCGGCGGTCGCGGCGGCGGCGACGGGGGCGTTCTCGGAGACGAGCAGGGCGGGCCCGTCGAACGTGCGGCCGGCGAGGGTGGCGGGGGCGTTTCCGAAGTTGAATCCCTCGGGCGGGACGCCGCGCCGTTCCCCCAACAACCAGCCGCCGTCCTCCGCTGCGACGGCGCGAGCGACCCGGTGGCTGGCGGTCAGGCCCACCCGGGTGGCGCCGCCCTCCAGGACGAGGGGGACGGTCGTGGTGGCGCGCAGCACGTCGATGACGAGGACCACGTCGGCGTAGCGACCCTCGTCGTCGGGGCGTTCGGGGTCGCCGGCCCGGGGGACCGGGTCGATCGACAGGATCGGTGCGTGCGGGGGGGTGGACGACGCGGGCGCCACGCCGGGAGGCTACCACGGGGCGTCGCGCGCGCGGTTCGCGCGCGGTGCGCCCCCCGTGGCCCTGCAGGGACGCGACGTTCGTCCCTGGTCGCGGTGCGCGATCGGCGGCAGGGTGGGGCCATGAAACGCTACGACGTCGCCGTGATCGGGGCGGGCGTGGTGGGCGCCGCCCTCGCGCGCGCCCTGTCCGCCACCCGCGCGTCGGTCGTGCTGATCGACGCGCAGAGCGAAGCGGGGTTCGGGACCAGCAAGGCGAACAGCGGCATCGTTCACGCCGGGCACCACGGCGACCCCGCCACCCTCAAGGGGGCCCTCGAGTGGCCCGGCAACCAGGCGTGGGACGCCCTCGCCGCGGAGCTCGGGTTCGCGTTCCGGCGGATCGGCGAGCTCACCGTCGCGTTCGACGACGCCGAACGCGCCCACCTCGATGCGCTCGAGGCGCGCGGGCGGGCCAAGGGCGTGCCCGGCCTCGAGCGGTGGGACGCCGCCCGCGTCCGGCGGGAGGAGCCGGCGTTGTCGCACGACGTCGACGACGCGCTGTACGCCCCGACCGCGGGCGTCGTGAACCCGTACGAGGCCTGCTACACCCTCGTGGAGAACGCGGTGCGCAACGGCGTCGAGGCGGTGTTCGACGCGCCGGTCACGGACGTCGAGATCCTGGACGGCGGGGCGGCGTTCGCCCTCCGGGCGGGCGCGCGCCGCATCGAGGCGCGCTACGTCGTGAACGCCGCGGGCCTGTTCGGGGACGCGTTGAACGTCCTGGCGGGCGCCGGCGGTCCGACCCTCCGCGGCCGCAAGGGCGAGGAGTACCTGCTCGACAAGCGGCTGCAGGGCACCGTCCGGCGCCTCGTGTTCCCGGTCCCGGGGCGTGCGTCGAAGGGCACCCTGATCATCCCGACGTACGACGGCACGCTGATGGTGGGGCCCACCGCGCACGAGGTGGACGACAAGGAGGACGTGACGACGACCGCCGCCGGCGCGGAGGAGGTGTTCGCCAAGGTCCGCCGCCTCGCGCCCGGCCTCCAGGCGAGCGACGTGATCGCGCAGTTCGCCGGGGTGCGCGCCGTCGCCGAGGACGACGACTTCCACGTCGGCGCGACCGACCGGCCGCGCTGGCTGCAGGCGCTCGGCATCCAGTCGCCCGGCCTGACCGCCGCCCCCGTCCTCGCCGAGCGGTTGGTGGCGGAGCTCGCGGCGCAGGGGTTGGCGCTCGAGCCCGACCCGGCGTTCGACCCGGTCCTGCCGCCCCCGGTCCGTTTCGCCGCCGCCGACGCCGTCGTGCAGGAGGCGCTCGTCGCGCGCGATCCCGCGTACGCGCGGATGGTGTGCCGCTGCGAGCTCGTCACGGAGGGGGAGATCCGCGACGCGATTCGGCGGGGCGCGCGGACGTTGGACGGCATCAAGTTCCGTACGCGCGCCGGGATGGGCCGCTGCCAAGGGGGCTTCTGCACCCTGCGCTGCATGGAGCTCCTGGAGCGCGACGCCGGCATCCCCCTCCCCGACGTCCGCAAGCGGGGCCCCGCGAGTTGGGTGGCGATCCCCCGCGTCGACGGGGCGCCCGGGAAGGGGGTGGCGTCGTGATCAGCGACCGACCGCAGGACCTCGCGCCCACCTACGACGTCACGGTCGTCGGTGGGGGGCCCGCCGGCATGGCGGCCGCGCTGGGGGCGCGGGCCGCGGGCGCCGACCGCGTCCTCCTCCTCGATCGGGACGGGGAGGCGGGCGGCATCCTCAACCAGTGCATCCACGCCGGGTTCGGCGTGCACTGGTTCGGTGAGGAGTTGACCGGACCGGAGTACGCGCAACGGTTCTTCGAGAACGTCCTGGAGGAGGACGTCGACGTCCTCCTGGGGGCGTACGTGCTGGACGCCGGTGCGGGGGACGGGGTGCGCGTCGCGTCGCCCGTCGTCGGGCTCGCGACCGTGCCGAGTCGCGCGGTCGTCCTGGCGATGGGGGCGCGCGAACGGACGCGGGCCGCCGTCCGCATTCCCGGGCCCCGCCCGGCGGGCGTCATGACGGCCGGGTTCGCGCAGAAGCTCGTGAACCAGGAGGGCTACCTGCCCGGCCGGCGCGTCGCGATCCTCGGTTCCGGCGACATCGGCCTCATCATGGCGCGCCGCCTGATCCTCGAGGGGGTCGACGTGACCGGCGTGTACGAGCTCATGCCCCACGCGAACGGCTCCAACCGCAACGTCGTGCAGTGCCTCGACGATTTCGGGGTGCCGCTCCACGTCGCGACCAGCATCGCGGAGATCCGCGGGCGGGACCGGGTGGAGGGGGTCCGCGTCGCGCCGGTCGGGACGGACGGACGCCTCGACGTCGACGCCGGCGAGGACGTCGCGTGCGACACCGTCCTGACGTCGATCGGCCTCATCCCCGAAAACGAGTTGTCGCGGACCCTGCGCCTCCGGATGGATCCCGCCACCGGTGGGCCGGTCGTGAGCAGCGCGATGGAGACCTCCCGCGACGGCGTGTTCGCGTGCGGAAACGTCGTGCACGTGCACGACCTCGTCGATCACGTCAGCCGCGAGGCGGACCTCGCCGGTCGGGCGGCGGGGGCGTACGCGACCGGGGCGCCACCCCCCGAGGACAACGTCCGGCTCGTGCCCGGCGACAACGTCCGCAGTTGCGTGCCGCACACGATCTCGACCGAACGGACGCACGTGGTGCACGTTCGCGTCACGCGACCGATGGAGGCCTGCACGCTTCGCTTGGGCGACGTGCACGCCCGCCCGCTTCGCTACGCGGTGCCGGGGGAGATGACGACCGTGAAGCTCCGCCCCCGCGCCCTCGAGGGGTTCGCCGGGGGGTCGTTGCGCGTCGACGTCGTCCCCCGCGAGGAAGGAGCGAAGGCGTGAACGCATCCGACCCCGACGCCCACGCGGTCGAGCACCGCACGTACCTGTGCACCGGCTGTCCGTTGGGCTGCCGCCTGGAGGTGGACGCCGTCGACGGCGACGTCGTCGAGGTGCGGGGGTTCTCCTGCAAGCGGGGCGACGCGTACGCCCGCCAGGAGTACGTCGATCCCCGGCGGCCGCTGGCGACGACCGTGGCGGTGGCCGGGGGGCGGTGGCCGCGCCTCCCCGTCAAGAGCGCGGCGCCCCTCCCGAAGGCGCTCCTCGCCGACGTCGCGGCGTACCTCCACACCGTGCGGGTCGATGCGCCGGTCGCGCTGGGCGACGTCGTCGCCGCCGACGTGCTGGGGAGCGGCATCGACGTCGTCGCGACCCGCGACCTGCCGGCCGACGCACCCACCTGACCCCCGCGTCCCGCCCGTCGCCCCGCCGGCGGGGTGGGCTTGGTAGCGTCTCCCGGTGCCGAACGCTTCCCGGTCCGGCGGCGCCCCGCCCGCCCCCTCGTTCCTCGACGCCTACCTGCGGGGCGACCTGTCGCGATTCTTCGACGTCGCGCCCGGCGACGTGGCGGCCGGCCTGGCGCGGCCCTACCCGGGCGACCGGGCGGCGCTCGCCGACGCGCTCGACGCGCAGGCGACGGCGCGCGGCGACGGGCCCGGTCCGCGCCGCGCCATTCAGCGCCTCCGCCACCCGGACGCCCGGGTCGTCGTCACCGGCCAACAGCCGGGCGTGCTGCTGGGCCCGATGTACGCGCTGGTGAAGGCGGTGTCGGCGTGGGCGCTTGCGGCGCGCCTCGACCGGGAGGACCGGCCGGTCGTCCCGGTCTACTGGGTGGCGTCGCAGGACCACGACGTCGACGAGATCGCGCGCACGACGTTGCTCGGGCCCGACGGCGTGCGCCGCGAGGTGGCGCTCGACCTGCCGGAGGGGCGGCCGTCGGGACGCATCGCGTGGCGCGAGGACTGGACGGCGTGCCTGCAGGACGCGGTCCAGGACCTGTACGGCGCGACCGCGGCCGCCACCGAGGTCCGCGCCCTCCTCGAGGACGTCACGGCGCCCGGGGGGACGGTCGCCGACGTGTTCGCGCGGACCCTCGCGCGGCTGCTGGGGCCGCGCGGCCTGGTGGTGCTCGACCCCATGAAGCCGGACCTCGCGCGGACGTTCGCGCCGTGGCTTCGCCGCGAGCTCGAGGCGCCGACCGTCGGGCCGGAGGCGATCCGCACGTCGGGGGAGGCGTTGCGGTCGCTGGGCTGGACGCCGCAGTTGGGGCGGGCGGCCGGCGCGACGAACCTGTTCGTGCAGCGTGGCGACGGGCCCCGGCGACTGCTTCGCGTGGACGGCGACGGGTTCCATCTCGATGGGGAGGTCGGCGCGCGCGCGTCCGCGGCGGACGTCGCCGCGTGGCTCGAGGACGACCCGGCGGCGGTGACGCCCGCCGCCGGCCTCCGACCGATCCTGCAGGATGCCGTCCTGCCGACCGCCGCGGTGGTGGTGGGGCCGGGCGAACTGCGGTACTTCGCGCAGGTGCGGGGCGTGTACGCCCATCACGGCGTCGCGATGCCGCTCGTGCACCCGCGGACGCGCGCGACGTTGCTCGAGCCCCCGGCCGCCCGCATCCTCGCCCGGTACGGCCTCACCGCCGCCGCGGTGCAGGCCGACCCGGAGGGCGTCGAGCGGGAGGTGGCGTTGGCGCTGCACGGGGCGGACGACGCCTTCACGGCGGCGGCGGAGCGTCTCGAGCGCGACGCCGCCGACCTGCTCGACGCCGTGCGGGGGATCGACCCGACGCTGGCGGGGCCGGTCGCGCGCAGCGAAGCGTCGGTCGAGGCCGCGGTGGCGCGCCTCCGGACGAAGACCGCGGCGGCGTTGGCGCGCCGCGACCGGGTGACGCACGCGCAGTTCGCTCGCCTCCGCGCGATGCTCGTCCCGGGTGGCGGGCCGCAGGAACGCGTCGTGACGCCGTTCGCCTACTTCGCGAAGTTCGGCGTGACGCCGGTCCTGGACCGGCTCCTGACCCTTCCCGCCGACGGCGCGCACGAACTGCCGCTGGACCCCTGAGGGGGGCTCAGCGGCGCACGTAGTTCGGGGCGTCCTTGGTGACGGTGACGTCGTGCGGGTGGCCCTCGACGAGGCTGGCTTGCGTGATCGTCACGAAGCGCGCGTCGCGCTGGAGGGCGGGCACGTCCGCCGCGCCGACGTACCCCATGGCGCTCCGGAGGCCGCCGACCACCTGGTGGACGACGTCGCCGACCGGGCCCTTGTACGCCACCATCCCTTCGATCCCTTCGGGGACGAGCTTGTCGGCGCGGCGGTCCTCCTGGAAGTACCGGTCGGCGCTGCCCCCCTCCATCGCGCCGAGGCTGCCCATGCCCCGGTACGCCTTGTAGCGGCGGCCGTCGCGGAGGATCTCCTCGCCGGGCGCTTCGTACGTGCCCGCCAGCATCGAGCCCACCATGACGGCGTCCCCGCCGGCGGCGAGCGCCTTGGGGACGTCGCCGGTCTGTTTGATGCCGCCGTCGGCGATCAGTGGGACGCCGGCGTCGCGGGTGACGCGCGCCACCTCGAGGATGGCGCTCAATTGCGGCATCCCGACGCCGGTCACGACCCGCGTCGTGCAGATCGAGCCGGGTCCGACCCCGACCTTCACGGCGTCCGCGCCGCCGTCGATCAGGTCGCGGGCGGCGGTGGCCGTCGCGACGTTGCCGGCGACGACGTCGAGGTCGTACGTGGCCTTGAGCGTCGCGAGCGCCTCGCGGACGCCGCGGGCGTGCCCGTGGGCGCTGTCGAGCACGAGGGCGTCGACGCCGGCGTCGACCAGCGCTTCGGCGCGCGCCTCGAGGTCGTCGCCGGCCCCGACCGCGGCGGCCACCCGGAGGCGGCCGAGGTCGTCCTTGTTCGCGTTCGGGTACTCGGTCGCCTTGGTGATGTCCTTGATCGTGATGAGGCCGCTCAGTTTGCCGGCGTCGTCGACGACGAGCAACTTCTCGATCTTGTGGTCGCGGAGGATGGTGCGGGCGTCCTCGAGGGTGGTGCCGACCGGGACGGTCACGAGGCCGTCCTTCGTCATCAACGCCTCGACGCCCCGCGTCGGGTCGTCCTCGAAGCGCAGGTCGCGGTTCGTGAGGATGCCGACCAGGACGTCGTCCCCCTCGACGATCGGGACGCCGCTGATGCGGTACTCCGCCATGAGGCGTTCGGCGTCCCCGACCGTCGCGTGGCGGGGGAGGGTGATCGGGTCGGTGATCATGCCCGATTCGCTGCGTTTGACCTTGCGGACCATCGCCGCCTGCGCGTCGGCCGTCATGCGCTTGTGCAGCACCCCGATCCCGCCGAGGCGCGCCATGGCGATCGCCATGCGGGTCTCGGTGACGGTGTCCATCGCGGCGGAGGCGATGGGGGTGACGAGCGGGACGCGCCGCGAGAAGCGGCCTGCGACGTCGACGTCGCGGGGCAGCACCTCGCTCGCGCCGGGGATGAGGAGGACGTCGTCGAAGGTGAACGCCGTCGCCACGAGCTTGTCCTCGTGCGCGGCGGGACGGGCGTGCGGGTCGCTCATGGGGGCCTCCGGGGCGCGGTCGCGCCGACGCCCCGAGGATACCGCTCGCGGCGGCGGCGGGGGTGCGCGGGGGCCGGTGGGCCGGCGGGGCGCCCGGGCGTCGCGTCAGGTGGGCGGCTGGACGTGCCCACGGAGGGCGTCGTGCCACGCGCGGGGGACGCGGACGGCGCGTCCCGTGCGGTCGGTCGGGACGTGCGCGGTGGTGGCGGTCGCGACCGGAGCATCGGCGTCCTCGCCGTCGGCGACGACGATGCGGTAGGCGAACGTCGCGAAGCGGCTGCGGAGCGTCGTGAGGGTGGTGTCGATGCGCAGTTCGTCGTCGAAGTGGGCGGCGCGCCGGTAGCGGACGTCGAGGTGCGCGACCGCCATCGAGATGCCCTCCGCCTCGAGGTCGCGGTAGCGGAGGCCCCGCTCGCGCATCCATTCGACCCGGGCCGCCTCGAGCCAGGGGGCGTAGGCGCCGTGGTGGGCGACGCCCATCGCGTCGGTTTCGGCGAAGCGTACCCGCAGGATCACGGGGGCAGGCTAGCAGGCCCCGGTCGGGTCCGGGGGCGGGAGGTGCCGCTCGCGTTCGAGGCGCGCGACGAGGGTGCGGTCGACCCCGCTGAACGGCAGCGCCGCCCGAGCGGCGGCGTCCGCCCAGCGGCCGTCGCCCTCCGGCGGGGCGTCGCGCAGCACCGGCACGAGGTCGAGCACGAAGTGGCTGTAGACGTGACGGATCGGCGGTAGCGCCCGCCCGGAGGGGGCGTCCTCGTGCTGGGGGAGGCCCCACAGCCCACCGAGCAGGCCGTCGGGGGGACGGCGGACGACCCAGAGGGCGTCGTCGCCGACGTGGACCGACGCCCAGCGGCGGCGGGTCGGGACGGCCGTCCGGGTGCGGGGGGCGGGGTACGCCTCCACGTCGCCGGCGGCGTACGCGCGGCAGGCGGGGGCGAGGGGGCAGGCGTCGCAGGCGGGTGCGCGGGGCGTGCAGACCGTCGCGCCGAGCTCGATGAGCGCCTCGGTGCCGCGCTCGGGGCGGGCGTCGGGAAGGAGCGGCGCGAGTGCCTCGGCGAGGTCCGCGTCGCGGGGGGCGGGGTTGGCGAGGAGGCGCGCGCCGACGCGGCGGACGTTGCCGTCGACCGCGACGCGGCGTGCGCCGTCGGCGAAGGCGCGGATCGCGGCGGCGGTGTACGGCCCGACCCCCGGCAGGGCGCGCCAGCCGGCGTCGTCGCGGGGGAGGGCGCCGCCGGCGGCTGCGATCGTGCGGGCGGCGCGGTGCAGCGCGCGAGCGCGTCGGTAGTACCCGAGTCCCTCCCAGGCGGCGAGGACGTCCTCCTCGTCGGCGGCGGCGAGGGTGGCGACGTCGGGGAAGCGCGCCATCCACCGCTCGAAGTACGGCACCACCGTCGCTGCGCGGGTCTGCTGCAGCATGATTTCGGCGACCCACGTTCGGTAGGGGGTGCGGTCGACGCGCCACGGCAGCGCCCGAGCGCGGGCCTCGAACCAGGCGGCCAGCGGTTCGGCGTACGACGCCAGGGGGGTGGGTGGACCTCCGTTCACGCCGGAAGCGTACCGTCGCGCGGGCGGCCGTCCCCGGCCGACGGCGTCCCACGCAACCGCTCCCCCTCGGCCGCACCCGCTCGACCGCTCCCCCGCGGCCGTACCCACCGCCCGCCCCGCGCGCTTAGGAATCGTAAGTCCGAGCCCGAGGCGGCGTGGGGGGCCGCGGGTCGGTCGCGGCCCCCTCGCCGACCTCGAAAGTGCCGCAGGGACGCGGCTCGCTCCGACCAAGGCGGGGTTGACGGGGGCCGACCGGAGGGCGTACGCTCCCCCTCGTCCGCGCGCCCGCGGAGCGCGGCACCCCCGCCACGCACCGCGTTGCTTAGGAATCGAAAGCGCCCGTGGGGGCGCGCCCGCCCGAAAGGACCGACCATGCAGACCCTCTCCACCCCCTACGGCCGCCTCGACGTCGACCCCGCCACCCTTGAGCTCGGCGAACTCCTCGTCAGCGACGACGGCGTCGAACTCGAGGTCGTCGCCCTCGACCCGCTGCGCCTCGAACCCGCCCCCGAAGAGGCCGAGGACTGGGGCGAGTGACGACCGCGCCCGCGGTTCGCATCGCGCTGGTCCACGACCGCCTCCGCCCCGAGGAGCGCCTGCTCCTCGGGGCGTTCGACCGCCTCGGCGTCGACGTCCGCCGCGTCTACGCCCCCGACCTCCGGCTCGAAGCGGGCGCCCCGTGGCCGGAGGGCGACGTCGCGTACCTCCGTACCCTCTCGCACGCCCGCACCCTCGCGATCGCGCAGGGCCTCGAAGCGAGCGGCGTCCACGTCGTCAACCCCGCCCACGTCGTCGCGACGTGCGGCGACAAGTGGGCGAGCAGCGCCGCGCTCGCCGCGGCCGGCGTCCCCCAACCCCGCACCGTCCTCGCCTTCGACCGCGCCACCGTCCTGGCCGCCGCCGAGGACCTCGGTTGGCCGGTCGTCCTCAAACCGGTCGTCGGGAGTTGGGGCCGCATGGTCGCGCGCCTCCACGACGTCGACGCCGTCGACGCCGTCCTGGAACACAAGCGCGTCCTGGGCGGCCCGACCCACCAGCTGTTCTACGTCCAGGAGCACGTCGCCAAACCCGGCCGCGACCTCCGCGCCTTCGTCGTCGGCGACCGCGTCGTCGCCGCCATCGCCCGCGAAGGGGACGACTGGCGCACGAACACCGCCCGCGGCGCCACCGTCCGCGGCGTCGCGGTCACGCCCGACCTCGAGGCGACCGCCCTCGCCGCCGCCCGCGCGGTCGCGGGGTCGGCGCGGGGCGGCCTGCTCGCCGTCGACCTCCTGGAGGCCGACCGAGGCCTCCTGGTGGGGGAGGTCAACCACGGGCTCGAGTTCCGCAACTCGATCGAACCGACCGGCGTCGACCTGCCCCTCGAGATCGCGGCGTACCTTCGCGACGTCGCGGCCGCGTCCGCCCCGGACGCCCCGGCCGCACGGGCCGGGGCGGCCTCCGGCGCGCCCCCCGCGCACGCGGCCGGGGGGACGGCGTGAGCGCCGCCCCGCTCCGCGTCGCCATCCTCGGGGCGTCGGGGTACGCCGGCGGCGAGATGCTCCGCCTCGCGCTGGGACACCCGCACCTCGAGGTCGTGCAGGCCACCAGCGAACGGCACGCCGGCCACCCGGTCGCGTCGGTCCACCCGAACCTGCGCGCCGTCACCCGCCTGCGCTTCACGCCCCTTGCCGAGCTGAACGACGTCGACGTGCTGGTGTCGGCGTTGCCCCACGGGCACGTCGCCGATCGCCTCGACGCCCTCGAGGCGCACGCCGAGACGCTGATCGACCTCTCGAGCGACATGCGGCTGAACGACCCCGACGCCTACGCCCGCGCGTACGGCCGGCCCCACCCCGCCCCCGACCGCCTCGCCGACTTCGTCGTCGGGGTGCCCGAACTCCGTCGCGCCGCCCTCGCCGGCGCGACCCGCATCGCCGGCGCCGGGTGC
Protein-coding regions in this window:
- the guaB gene encoding IMP dehydrogenase, which translates into the protein MSDPHARPAAHEDKLVATAFTFDDVLLIPGASEVLPRDVDVAGRFSRRVPLVTPIASAAMDTVTETRMAIAMARLGGIGVLHKRMTADAQAAMVRKVKRSESGMITDPITLPRHATVGDAERLMAEYRISGVPIVEGDDVLVGILTNRDLRFEDDPTRGVEALMTKDGLVTVPVGTTLEDARTILRDHKIEKLLVVDDAGKLSGLITIKDITKATEYPNANKDDLGRLRVAAAVGAGDDLEARAEALVDAGVDALVLDSAHGHARGVREALATLKATYDLDVVAGNVATATAARDLIDGGADAVKVGVGPGSICTTRVVTGVGMPQLSAILEVARVTRDAGVPLIADGGIKQTGDVPKALAAGGDAVMVGSMLAGTYEAPGEEILRDGRRYKAYRGMGSLGAMEGGSADRYFQEDRRADKLVPEGIEGMVAYKGPVGDVVHQVVGGLRSAMGYVGAADVPALQRDARFVTITQASLVEGHPHDVTVTKDAPNYVRR
- a CDS encoding thioesterase family protein, translating into MILRVRFAETDAMGVAHHGAYAPWLEAARVEWMRERGLRYRDLEAEGISMAVAHLDVRYRRAAHFDDELRIDTTLTTLRSRFATFAYRIVVADGEDADAPVATATTAHVPTDRTGRAVRVPRAWHDALRGHVQPPT
- a CDS encoding A/G-specific adenine glycosylase → MNGGPPTPLASYAEPLAAWFEARARALPWRVDRTPYRTWVAEIMLQQTRAATVVPYFERWMARFPDVATLAAADEEDVLAAWEGLGYYRRARALHRAARTIAAAGGALPRDDAGWRALPGVGPYTAAAIRAFADGARRVAVDGNVRRVGARLLANPAPRDADLAEALAPLLPDARPERGTEALIELGATVCTPRAPACDACPLAPACRAYAAGDVEAYPAPRTRTAVPTRRRWASVHVGDDALWVVRRPPDGLLGGLWGLPQHEDAPSGRALPPIRHVYSHFVLDLVPVLRDAPPEGDGRWADAAARAALPFSGVDRTLVARLERERHLPPPDPTGAC
- the lysW gene encoding lysine biosynthesis protein LysW, with amino-acid sequence MQTLSTPYGRLDVDPATLELGELLVSDDGVELEVVALDPLRLEPAPEEAEDWGE
- the lysX gene encoding lysine biosynthesis protein LysX; translated protein: MTTAPAVRIALVHDRLRPEERLLLGAFDRLGVDVRRVYAPDLRLEAGAPWPEGDVAYLRTLSHARTLAIAQGLEASGVHVVNPAHVVATCGDKWASSAALAAAGVPQPRTVLAFDRATVLAAAEDLGWPVVLKPVVGSWGRMVARLHDVDAVDAVLEHKRVLGGPTHQLFYVQEHVAKPGRDLRAFVVGDRVVAAIAREGDDWRTNTARGATVRGVAVTPDLEATALAAARAVAGSARGGLLAVDLLEADRGLLVGEVNHGLEFRNSIEPTGVDLPLEIAAYLRDVAAASAPDAPAARAGAASGAPPAHAAGGTA